The following are encoded together in the Tatumella ptyseos genome:
- the ihfA gene encoding integration host factor subunit alpha, with protein sequence MALTKAEMSEYLFEKLGLSKRDSKELVELFFEEIRSALEKGEQVKLSGFGNFDLREKNQRPGRNPKTGEDIPITARRVVTFRPGQKLKSRVETAVPKKG encoded by the coding sequence ATGGCGCTTACAAAAGCTGAAATGTCAGAATATTTGTTTGAAAAATTGGGTCTAAGCAAACGTGACTCTAAAGAGTTAGTGGAACTTTTCTTCGAAGAGATTCGTAGTGCACTGGAAAAGGGAGAACAGGTCAAGCTATCGGGATTTGGTAACTTTGATCTTCGGGAGAAAAACCAACGTCCAGGGCGAAATCCCAAGACCGGTGAAGATATTCCGATCACTGCTCGTAGAGTTGTTACTTTCCGACCTGGTCAGAAACTTAAAAGCCGAGTCGAAACTGCAGTACCTAAAAAAGGTTAA
- the pheT gene encoding phenylalanine--tRNA ligase subunit beta → MKFSELWLREWVNPALTSDELSNQITMAGLEVDGIEAVAGVFNGVVVGEVVECHQHPNADKLRVTKINIGGERLLDIVCGAPNCRQGLKVAVATVGAILPGDFKIKPAKLRGEPSEGMLCSFTELGIDVESEGIIELPADAPLGQDIRAYLQLDDNTIEISVTPNRADCLGIMGIARDVAVANGMPFNVPEVAAVNATSDRQFPIELTAGEACPRYLGRVIENIDINAPTPLWMQEKLRRCGIRSIDAIVDITNYVLLERGQPMHAFDLEKLTGKIEVRQAKQGETLTLLDGNNVTLSDDVLVIADNDKALAMAGIFGGEESGISSSTQHVLLECAFFSPLAITGRARRFGLHTDASHRYERGVDPAGQYAAMERATELLLAICGGQAGPVIEKIAEQYLPKPAAITLRRSKLDRLIGHEIADQHVTDILTQLGCNVTAADQQWQVVAPTWRFDMEIEEDLIEEVARVYGYNNIPDVPVKASLIMPAHREANLALQRVKTLLVDKGYQEAITYSFVDPKTQSLLHPQQEALILPSPISADMSAMRLSLWAGLLDAVVYNQNRQQSRVRLFESGLRFIPDSQAPLGIRQEMMLSGVIAGARCDEHWLIERQNVDFFDLKGDLEALFELTGKTEQITFRRTEHNALHPGQSAEIVLADEVIGWMGVVHPELERKLDLNGRTVIFELLWDKLAERVIPQAKPVSKFPANRRDIAVVVSESVNAADIIAECKKVGVNQLVGVNLFDVYRGKGVEPGFKSLAISLHLQDSTRTLEEEDIAATVADCVAALKERFQATLRD, encoded by the coding sequence GCCATCAACACCCAAATGCCGATAAATTACGGGTGACTAAAATTAACATCGGCGGCGAGCGTTTGCTCGATATCGTCTGTGGCGCACCAAACTGCCGTCAAGGTTTAAAAGTTGCAGTGGCTACGGTCGGCGCGATTTTACCTGGCGACTTTAAAATCAAGCCAGCTAAGTTGCGTGGCGAACCCTCTGAAGGGATGCTTTGCTCCTTTACCGAGCTGGGAATTGATGTGGAATCAGAAGGGATTATTGAACTTCCTGCTGATGCGCCGCTCGGCCAAGATATCCGTGCTTACCTCCAACTTGATGACAATACAATTGAAATCAGCGTCACGCCAAACCGTGCTGATTGCTTAGGAATTATGGGGATTGCTCGCGACGTAGCGGTAGCGAATGGTATGCCTTTTAACGTCCCTGAAGTCGCTGCAGTGAATGCGACCAGCGACCGCCAATTCCCTATTGAATTAACGGCAGGGGAAGCGTGCCCACGTTACTTAGGTCGTGTGATCGAGAATATTGATATCAATGCGCCAACACCCCTCTGGATGCAAGAAAAACTGCGTCGCTGTGGGATTCGTTCGATTGATGCCATTGTCGATATCACTAACTACGTTTTACTTGAACGTGGCCAGCCGATGCACGCCTTCGACTTAGAAAAGTTAACTGGCAAAATCGAAGTGCGCCAGGCAAAGCAGGGTGAGACCTTGACATTATTGGATGGAAATAATGTCACCTTAAGCGATGATGTACTGGTTATTGCTGATAATGATAAAGCGTTGGCGATGGCAGGTATTTTTGGTGGTGAAGAGTCAGGTATCTCTAGCTCGACTCAGCATGTGCTGCTGGAATGCGCATTCTTTTCTCCATTAGCCATCACCGGTCGTGCTCGTCGTTTCGGTCTACATACCGATGCGTCACACCGTTATGAGCGTGGCGTCGATCCAGCAGGACAGTACGCTGCGATGGAGCGGGCTACCGAACTCTTATTGGCCATCTGCGGAGGACAAGCAGGACCCGTTATTGAGAAAATCGCAGAGCAATATTTACCAAAGCCTGCTGCAATAACCTTACGTCGCAGTAAATTAGATCGTCTGATCGGCCATGAAATTGCTGACCAACACGTCACAGATATTCTGACGCAACTCGGTTGTAACGTCACTGCAGCGGATCAGCAATGGCAGGTAGTTGCGCCGACTTGGCGATTCGATATGGAGATCGAAGAAGATTTGATCGAAGAAGTCGCCCGCGTCTATGGTTATAACAATATTCCTGATGTGCCAGTCAAAGCAAGCTTGATTATGCCTGCGCACCGTGAAGCGAATCTCGCACTGCAACGCGTTAAGACGTTACTGGTCGATAAGGGTTACCAAGAAGCTATTACCTACAGCTTTGTAGACCCTAAAACACAATCTTTGCTGCATCCACAACAGGAAGCACTTATTTTACCAAGTCCGATTTCTGCAGATATGTCAGCGATGCGCTTGTCGCTGTGGGCTGGCCTGTTGGATGCTGTGGTTTATAATCAAAATCGCCAGCAAAGCCGAGTACGTTTGTTCGAAAGCGGATTACGTTTTATTCCTGATAGCCAAGCACCTTTAGGCATTCGTCAAGAAATGATGCTATCAGGGGTTATTGCAGGTGCGCGTTGCGATGAGCACTGGTTAATCGAACGTCAAAACGTTGATTTCTTTGATCTTAAAGGTGACTTGGAAGCACTTTTCGAGTTAACGGGTAAAACCGAACAAATCACCTTCCGCCGAACTGAGCATAACGCCTTGCATCCAGGCCAAAGTGCAGAGATCGTACTGGCTGATGAAGTGATTGGTTGGATGGGTGTTGTACACCCAGAACTGGAACGTAAACTCGATTTGAACGGTCGTACTGTTATCTTTGAACTCCTGTGGGATAAGCTTGCTGAGCGCGTAATCCCTCAAGCGAAACCTGTTTCTAAGTTCCCAGCTAACCGTCGCGATATCGCCGTTGTGGTTTCCGAATCGGTCAATGCAGCAGATATTATCGCTGAGTGTAAGAAAGTTGGCGTAAATCAGTTGGTTGGCGTAAACTTATTCGATGTATACCGTGGAAAGGGTGTTGAGCCAGGTTTTAAGAGCCTTGCAATAAGCCTTCACCTGCAAGATTCTACGCGTACACTTGAAGAAGAGGATATTGCTGCCACGGTAGCTGACTGTGTTGCAGCGTTAAAAGAGCGATTCCAGGCAACCTTGAGGGATTGA
- a CDS encoding C40 family peptidase, translating to MSVLAVLLTFLLIGCSSHAPSPDARLSNPRMVHQVLSDQLVKWRGTPYRYGGLSRSGIDCSGFVYRTFRERFDIQLPRTTRQQSDIGTRIRKKDLLPGDLVFFKTGWGEGGLHVGIYDTQNQFIHASTSRGVMRSSLNNVYWRKVFWQARRL from the coding sequence ATGTCTGTTTTGGCTGTGCTACTCACATTCTTACTTATAGGTTGTAGTAGTCATGCGCCTTCGCCCGATGCTCGGTTATCAAATCCTCGCATGGTGCATCAAGTGCTAAGCGACCAGCTAGTTAAATGGCGTGGCACACCATACCGCTATGGCGGTTTAAGCCGTAGCGGTATCGACTGTTCCGGTTTTGTTTATCGTACTTTTCGCGAGCGTTTTGATATACAGCTTCCAAGAACGACCCGTCAACAAAGTGATATTGGTACCCGTATCCGCAAAAAAGATTTACTTCCGGGAGATCTGGTCTTTTTTAAAACAGGCTGGGGCGAAGGGGGATTACATGTCGGCATCTACGATACCCAAAATCAATTTATCCATGCGTCGACCAGTCGCGGCGTAATGCGTTCATCGTTAAATAATGTCTACTGGCGAAAAGTCTTTTGGCAAGCACGACGTCTATAA
- a CDS encoding protein adenylyltransferase SelO, giving the protein MKFEHQWCTQLPELCSEVMPSPLHEGRLLYLNRALADELTLPATETLQKSSVWWGGELLTGMRPVAQVYSGHQFGVWAGQLGDGRGLLLGEQLLATGTKTDWHLKGAGKTPYSRMGDGRAVLRSTIREFLASEAMHGLRIPTTRALSIATGRDLVQREVAEPGAMLIRTAESHLRFGHFEHLFYRQQTEELTKLADYSIDNFWPELRDESDRYYLWFADIVRRTGTLIGQWQSVGFAHGVMNTDNMSLLGLTLDYGPYAFMDDYNPELICNHSDYQGRYAFENQPTVGLWNLNRLAHALSGLLPMDKLKLALKEYEPALMSAWGERMRAKLGLYDSHSQDNDLLIELFTLMGREKADYTRTFRLLSYAAGRDKGGLLRDDFIDRATFDSWFLRYQQRLQQEPLDSSERQARMLRENPAIVLRNYLAQQAITAAEKGDVTELEALHLALQNPYAEQLDGSALAKPPPEWGKQLTISCSS; this is encoded by the coding sequence ATGAAATTCGAACATCAATGGTGTACTCAGCTTCCTGAACTTTGTAGCGAAGTGATGCCTAGCCCCTTACATGAAGGTCGACTACTGTACCTTAACCGCGCCCTCGCTGATGAGTTAACGCTCCCCGCTACTGAAACACTGCAAAAATCGTCAGTATGGTGGGGCGGAGAATTGCTGACAGGTATGCGTCCGGTTGCTCAGGTTTATAGTGGGCACCAATTTGGGGTATGGGCTGGGCAGTTGGGCGATGGTCGAGGTTTGCTTTTGGGTGAACAACTACTTGCTACGGGAACGAAAACTGATTGGCATTTAAAAGGGGCAGGTAAGACGCCTTATTCGAGGATGGGAGATGGGAGAGCGGTATTACGTTCAACGATTCGCGAATTTCTGGCTTCAGAAGCCATGCATGGACTCCGGATACCCACTACACGAGCACTCAGTATTGCAACAGGTCGTGACCTTGTACAGCGCGAAGTGGCAGAACCAGGAGCGATGCTGATACGTACAGCGGAAAGTCACTTAAGGTTCGGGCACTTTGAACATCTATTTTATCGACAACAGACAGAAGAATTGACGAAACTGGCAGACTACAGCATCGATAACTTTTGGCCTGAGTTACGTGACGAGTCAGACCGTTATTATCTATGGTTTGCCGATATTGTGCGGCGTACCGGAACGCTGATTGGGCAATGGCAGAGTGTTGGCTTTGCACATGGTGTAATGAATACTGACAACATGTCGCTACTCGGCCTAACGTTGGATTACGGCCCGTACGCATTTATGGATGACTACAATCCCGAATTAATTTGTAACCACAGCGATTATCAGGGCCGTTATGCCTTTGAGAATCAACCTACAGTTGGGTTATGGAACCTCAATCGTCTCGCGCATGCGCTATCTGGCTTGCTACCGATGGACAAACTCAAGTTAGCACTTAAAGAATACGAGCCTGCGCTGATGAGCGCATGGGGAGAGCGTATGCGTGCTAAACTCGGTCTCTACGACAGCCACAGCCAAGATAACGATTTATTGATTGAACTTTTTACTCTGATGGGAAGAGAGAAAGCGGATTATACTCGAACATTCCGACTGCTGAGTTACGCAGCGGGAAGGGATAAAGGCGGGTTATTACGCGACGATTTTATCGATAGAGCTACTTTCGACAGTTGGTTTTTACGTTATCAACAGCGGTTACAACAAGAACCCCTGGATTCGTCCGAGCGACAAGCGCGAATGCTCAGAGAAAATCCTGCTATAGTGCTGCGAAACTATCTGGCCCAGCAAGCGATCACTGCTGCAGAAAAAGGAGATGTCACCGAGCTCGAAGCCCTTCACTTGGCGCTTCAGAATCCTTACGCCGAACAACTTGATGGCAGTGCTTTGGCTAAGCCCCCACCGGAGTGGGGGAAACAGTTAACCATTAGTTGCTCAAGCTGA